One part of the Anopheles merus strain MAF chromosome 3L, AmerM5.1, whole genome shotgun sequence genome encodes these proteins:
- the LOC121600379 gene encoding death-associated inhibitor of apoptosis 2-like: MSSAGSGSEVQPAEMPYMPEFAVLDARIRSFESWRFGHMQNPTRLAVAGFYYTGTDDEVRCFQCDAGLRDWLVTDDPWQEHARCFAECSFLRLVFGADTVDEVLRNGIAGFKNGANTATAHSAAVSGPIDETSSELAQRLREENKRMKQERECKICLTQEADVVFMPCAHLLSCVQCSTGVDNCPVCRAVISHRFRTFIC; this comes from the exons ATGTCGTCCGCTGGATCCGGATCGGAAGTGCAACCGGCGGAGATGCCGTACATGCCAGAATTTGCCGTACTCGATGCACGGATCCGATCGTTCGAGAGCTGGCGCTTTGGTCACATGCAAAATCCGACCCGGCTGGCGGTGGCCGGATTCTACTACACCGGCACGGACGATGAGGTGCGCTGCTTCCAATGTGACGCTGGCCTCCGGGATTGGCTTGTGACCGATGATCCCTGGCAGGAGCATGCCCGATGCTTTGCGGAGTGCAGTTTCTTGCGGCTCGTGTTTGGCGCCGATACCGTCGACGAGGTGCTCCGGAACGGGATCGCTGGATTTAAGAACGGTGCCAATACGGCAACCGCGCACAGTGCAGCGGTTTCCGGTCCGATCGATGAAACGTCCAGCGAGCTGGCACAACGGCTGAGAGAGGAAAACAAACGCATGAAACAAGAGCGcgaatgtaaaatatgtttgacGCAGGAAGCGGATGTTGTGTTCATGCCCTGTGCCCATCTAT TGTCCTGTGTACAGTGTTCTACGGGCGTCGATAACTGTCCGGTGTGTCGCGCGGTGATTTCCCATCGGTTTCGGACATTCATTTGCTAA
- the LOC121599211 gene encoding ribosomal RNA-processing protein 8 encodes MSKLFEECEWEDDLPTIGTNFRFTKTKQPKEQKKTKGKSESSNEENANEPQTNGQHGAGWSVLVKNPKSKNAERRKAATEVDEPSESEKRKGKKRKSDDVNGKSDETVDDAGSQKHQKKAKQNESVTVNGSKKQSEKSSPSEHPKSNGSEKKDKTTNAKVKPVSLREKLVESLKGSRFRFINEQLYKIPGQEAKKMFQEDPASFEAYHDGYRQQVEQWPMNPLDRMIKSILKMPKDTIVADFGCGEAKLAASVPNKVYSLDLVANHNGVIACDMANTPLESNFVNVVVFCLSLMGTNLADFLLEANRVLKVGGIMKIAEVASRFENVNEFVNNVKKCGFQLQTKDLKHKLFYFFIFKKDRTVIKGSTKIKQFSLKPCLYKKR; translated from the exons ATGAGCAAACTATTCGAAGAATGTGAGTGGGAAGATGATTTACCAACGATCGGAACTAACTTCCGTTTCACGAAAACTAAG CAACCAAAAGAACAGAAAAAGACCAAAGGTAAATCAGAATCCAGCAATGAAGAGAATGCAAATGAGCCACAAACTAACGGCCAGCACGGTGCCGGCTGGTCTGTTCTGGTAAAAAATCCCAAAAGCAAGAACGCTGAACGACGGAAAGCGGCAACAGAGGTCGATGAGCCTTCGGAGAGTGAGAaacggaaaggaaagaagagaaaatcCGATGATGTAAATGGAAAAAGTGACGAAACGGTTGACGATGCAGGGTCTCAAAAGCACcagaaaaaggcgaaacaGAATGAATCCGTGACTGTTAATGGATCTAAAAAGCAGAGCGAAAAATCATCTCCCTCCGAGCACCCGAAGTCAAATGgtagtgaaaaaaaagataagaCCACAAATGCAAAAGTAAAACCAGTCAGCTTACGAGAAAAACTAGTGGAAAGTCTGAAAGGCTCGCGGTTCCGTTTCATCAACGAGCAACTGTACAAAATCCCTGGCCAGGAGgcgaaaaaaatgtttcaggAAGATCCGGCCTCGTTCGAAGCGTATCACGATGGCTACCGGCAACAAGTCGAGCAATGGCCAATGAACCCGCTGGATCGAATGATTAAAAGTATCCTGAAAAT GCCCAAGGATACGATCGTAGCCGATTTCGGTTGCGGAGAGGCAAAGCTGGCCGCATCCGTACCGAACAAGGTGTACTCGCTCGATCTGGTGGCGAATCACAACGGCGTAATTGCCTGCGACATGGCAAACACACCGCTCGAGAGCAACTTTGTGAATGTGGTCGTGTTTTGCCTATCGCTGATGGGTACCAATTTGGCAGATTTTTTGCTTGAAGCAAACCGTGTCCTTAAAGTTGG CGGCATTATGAAGATTGCGGAAGTTGCGTCGCGTTTCGAGAACGTGAACGAATTTGTCAACAATGTGAAAAAGTGTGGCTTCCAGTTGCAAACGAAGGACCTAAAGCACAAACTATTCTACTTCTTTATTTTTAAGAAAGATCGCA